The proteins below come from a single Candida albicans SC5314 chromosome 7, complete sequence genomic window:
- a CDS encoding uncharacterized protein (Protein of unknown function; rat catheter, flow model and Spider biofilm induced), with amino-acid sequence MNNSPTHIHFINYTTQFNSMLQSPFTYTSRKRRHSNVSSYPTVTTTSTTATTFTSTSTSTCTSTTHSSLNTNLPTPTSATAPIPSPKRQRKSKAAMSVLINKLSQMQSKIDLLQDCGLKCELQQLIEESVQELNQEPKSIHMNIPQKSFNEFILNTPKSSTPLTLSTQSTLIKSCREEVFHTIDDEEHNNLIENYQIFETPKEKIINYDKITTPPRAPRQESLLPGLNFPIFDKDEIESAGLGF; translated from the coding sequence atgaataACAGCCCAACTCATATTCACTTCATTAATTATACAACTCAGTTCAACTCAATGTTACAATCTCCATTTACATATACTTCTAGAAAGAGAAGACACTCTAATGTATCTTCATACCCAACTGTCACTACTACTTCCACCACTGCCACCACTTTCACTTCCACTTCCACTTCCACTTGCACTTCCACTACACATTCTTCATTGAATACCAACttaccaacaccaacatCAGCAACAGCTCCAATACCAAGTCCCAAACGACAACGCAAATCTAAAGCTGCTATGTCggtattaattaataaattatcacaaatgcaatcaaaaattgatcttTTACAAGATTGTGGATTAAAATGTGaattacaacaattgataGAAGAAAGTgtacaagaattgaatcaaGAACCTAAATCAATACATATGAATATTCCTCAGaaatcatttaatgaatttatatTAAATACTCCCAAATCATCTACACCTTTAACATTATCTACACAATCAACATTAATAAAGTCATGTCGGGAGGAAGTTTTCCATACTatagatgatgaagaacaTAACAATCTTATagaaaattatcaaatatttgagACTCCTAAAGAGAAAATCATAAATTATGACAAGATAACTACTCCACCAAGAGCTCCAAGACAAGAATCATTATTACCTGGTTTGaattttccaatatttgataaagatgaaattgaatctgCTGGTTTAggtttttga